Genomic DNA from Streptomyces sp. AM 2-1-1:
CCTCGCCCCGCGGGCCCCCGAGACGGACGCCCAGCTCCCAGGAGAGGTGGTTCAGGCCGACGTGGTCGAGGTGCACCTCGGTGGGGGACACCCCCAGCAGGGCCGCGAACTTGCGCTGGAAGCCGATGGCCACGTTGCAGAGGCCGACCGCCTTGTGCCCGGCCTGGAGCAGCGCCCGGGTGACGATGCCCACCGGGTTGGTGAAGTCGATGATCCAGGCGTCCGGGTTGGTGCGGCGGACCCGCTCGGCGATGTCCAGCACCACCGGTACGGTGCGCAGCGCCTTGGCGAGGCCGCCGGCGCCGGTGGTCTCCTGGCCGACGCAGCCGCACTCCAGTGGCCAGGTCTCGTCCTGGTTGCGGGCGGCCTGTCCGCCGACGCGCAGCTGGAGCAGGACCGCGTCGGCGCCGTCCACCCCGGCGTCCAGGTCACCGGTGGTGGTGATGGTCCCGGGGTGGCCCTGCTTGGCGAAGATCCGCCGGGCGAGTCCGCCCACGAGGTCGAGGCGGTCGGCCGCCGGGTCGACGAGGACGAGCTCCTCGATCGGCAGGGTGCTGTGCAGACGGGCGAACCCGTCGATCAGTTCGGGGGTGTAGGTGGACCCGCCACCCACTACAGCGAGCTTCATGTCAGCCCTTCACTCCGGTCAGTGTGACGCCTTCGACGAATGCCTTCTGCGCGAAGAAGAAGACGGCGATCACGGGGGCCATGACCAGAACGGTCGCGGCCATGGTCAGGTTCCAGTCGGTGTGGTGGGCGCCCTTGAACGACTCGAGTCCGTAACTCAGTGTCCAGGCGCCCGGGTTCTCGGAAGCGTAGATCTGTGGCCCGAAGTAGTCGTTCCACGCGGCGAAGAACTGGAACAGCGCTATGGCGGCGATGCCCGGCTTCGCCATCGGCAGCACCACCCGCAGCAGGGTGCGGAGTTCGCCGCACCCGTCGATCCGTGCGGCGTCCAGGTACTCGTCCGGGATGGTCAGCAGGAACTGGCGCAGCAGGAAGATCGAGAAGGCGTCGCCGAAGGCCATCGGGATGATCAGCGGCCAGAGCGTTCCGGAGAGGTCCATCTGCTTGGCCCAGAAGAGGTACATCGGGATGATCACGACCTGTGGCGGAAGCATCATCATCGAGATGACCAGCATCAGCGAGAGCTTGCGGCCTTTGAAGCGGAACTTCGCCAGCGCGTAGGCGACGGGCACCGAGGAGACGACGGTCAGCACGGTGCCGGCCCCGGCGTACAGCAGGGTGTTGCGCCACCAGGTCAGGAAGCCGGGGGTGTCGAAGACCCGCCGGTAGTTCTCCCACTCCCAGGTGTCGGGGGTGAGGTCGCGGGTGAGCGCCTGCTGGTCGCTCATGAGCGAGGTGAGCACCACGAAGACGATCGGGAGGACGAAGAAGAGCGCGGCGGCGACTCCGAGCGCGTGCACCGCGATCCAGTGCAGCAGCGCCTTGCGGCGGGCGGTGCGTTCGGCGGCGGTCCACCCGGCGGGGGTGGCCCCGGCGGGGGTGGCCCCGGCGGGAGTGCCGGGGACGACGGAGAGTCGGGTCATGGTTCAGTCACCGGCCTGGACGAGGTTGTTGCGGCCCCGCATCAGCAGCGCGGTGAAGGCCATGGCCAGGGCGAACAGGACCAGGGCGACGACGCAGGCGGAGCCGTAGTCGAAGCGCTGGAAGCCCAGGTTGTAGACGAGCTGGGGGAGCGTCAGGGTCGACTTGTCGGGATAGCCGGGCTCGAAGGACTGCCCGGAGCCGCCGATCACGCCGGAGGCCACCTTCCCCGCCACCAAGGGCTGCGTGTAGTACTGCATCGCCTGGATCACCCCGGTGACCACGGCGAACATCACGATGGGCGAGATGTTCGGCAGGGTCACGAAGCGGAATCGCTGCCACGCCGAGGCGCCGTCCAGCTCGGACGCCTCGTACTGCTCGGTGGGGACGTCCAGCAGGGCGGCCATGAAGATCACCATCAGGTCGCCGATGCCCCAGACCGCCAGCATCGTCAGCGCCGGCTTGGACCAGCTTGCGTCGTTGAACCAGCCGGGGGTGGGCAGTCCGAGACCGCCGAGGATCGAGTCGACCGGCCCGGTCCCGGGGTTGAGGAGGAAGACGAACGCGAGGGTGGCGGCCACCGGCGGCGCCAGGTAAGGCAGGTAGAAGAGGGTGCGGAAGAGCCCGGTGGCGGTCTTGATCCGAGTGATCAGCATCCCGACGCCGAGGCCGAACACGACCCGGCAGGTGACCATGACGAGTACCAGCCAGAGGGTGTTCCGCAGCGACGGCCAGAACATGGGGTAGTCGGTGAAGACGTAGGTCCAGTTCGTCAGCCCGTTGAAGACCGGCGCCCCGAACCCGTCGTACGCGGTGAAGGAGAAGTAGACGGTCGAGACCATCGGGTAGACGAAGAAGAAGCAGAACCCGATCAGCCACGGCGACAGGAAGGCGAGCGTGCGCAGCGCCGACCTGCGGCGCTTGGCGCGGAGCGTGTACGTGGTCATCGCGGGCTACTTGGCCTTGGCGATGTCGGTGTCGATCTGCGCGGCGGTCTTCTCCAGACCGGCGCGGAGGTCCTTCACCGAGCCCTTCTCGTACTGGTAGCCGAAGTCCTGGAGGGTCTGCTGGTAGGTGGAGCCGTTGACCGCGCCGTCCGGGGTGTTGGAGTGCGGGTTCTGCGCGATGTCCAGGAAGGTCTTGAAACGCGGGTCGAACGTCAGGTCGGGCGACTTCAGCGCCTCGAAGGTGGAGGGCACGTTCTTGATGCCGTTGGCGAAGTCGACGACGGCCCGGGTGTCGCTGGTCATGAACTTCACCAGCTCCCACGCCGCGTTCTGCTTCTTGCTGGCGGGCGCGATGCCCATGATCGTGCCGGAGAGGAAGCCCTTGCCGTAGGTGTCGGCCTCGTCGTCGGCGACGGGCATCGGCGCGACCCCGATCTCGAAGTCGGTCCCCGCCTCCTCCGCCATCCCGAGCCGCCACTCACCGTCCAGCTGCATCGCGACCTGGCCGGTGTGGAACGGGTGCTTCGCGCCCCACTCGTCGCCGAAGGAACCGCGGTACTTCTCCAGCCTGGCGTAACCGCCGAGATCCTCGACCAGCTTCTTCTGGTAGGTGAACATGGCGGCGAAGGCCGGGTCCTTGGCGATGTTCGACTTGCCGTTCTCGTCGAAGTACGCGTGGTCCCAGGAGCCCAGGTAGTGGTCGGCGACCGATTCGTACCCGTGGAAGGTCGGCATGAAGCCGAGCTGCTGGTAGCCGTCGCCCCGGGTGACGGTGAGCTTCTCGGCGTCGGCGGCGAACTCGGAGAGGGTCTTCGGCGGCGCGGTGATGCCGGCCTTCTCGAAGGCGTCCTTGTTGTAGTAGAGGCCGTAGGCGTCGGCCAGCAGCGGCAGCGAGCAGCGCTTGCCCTCGAACTGGGTGTAGTCCAGCAGGACCTTCGGGAAGGTCTTCTCCAGGTCGAGCCCCGACTTCTCGATGAACGGCGTCAGGTCCGCGAAGGCACCGGAGGAGCAGAACTTGCCGACGTTGGAGGTGGTGAACGACGACACGACGTCCGGCCCGTTCGAACCCCCGGCGCGCAGCGCCTGGTTGAGTTTGTCGTCGTTGATGTTGCCGACGACCTTCACCTTGATGTTCGGGTGGGCCTTCTCGAAGCGGTCGACGTTGTCCTGGACCGCCTCGACCTCCGACGGCGCGCTCCAGCCGTGCCAGAAGTTGATGGTGGTCGCGGCGTCGGGGTCGTCCTCGGCCCCGCTCGCGGCCTGGCCGGTGCAGGCGGTGGCGAGGACGGATATCGCGGCGATGGCGACGGCGGCCGCGGTGAGGCTGTTTCTGCGCATGGCGAAGCTCCTTGGAGGCGGTGAAGGAGGGGGAACAGCGGTGCTGCTGGGTGCGGGGTTCAGGGACGGGAGGTGTCGAACACCTCGTCGCGGGTGTCCGCGAGGGCCCGTTCGAGGGCACCGCGCAGGACCGGCAGCCGGACGGTCTCGGCGAGGACGAGACGGGGCCTGGAGGCGGCCAGTTCGGCGAGTTCGGACTGGATCAGCGCGCGCAGCCGCTCGCCGCCGGCCGAGATCAGCCCGCCGGCCAGCACGATCAGTCCGGGGTCGAGCACGGCGGTGAGCGAGGCGAGCCCGGTGGCGAGCCGCTGCGCGTACTGCCGCAGCAGCTCGGTCAGCTTCTCGTCGTCGCCGTACGCGGCGGCCGCCCGGGTCAGCAGGGCCGCGGCGACCTCCGGGTAGGGCTGCTGCGGGGTGTCGATGCCGAGCGACAGGGCGAGCCGGGGCACCGCCTGGGCGCCCGCCAGCTCCTGGAAGCCACCGCTGTTGGCCTTGACCACCTGGCGTACGAGCGGGGTGCCCGGCACCGGCAGGAAGCCGACCTCGCCGGCGCCGCCGGTGAAGCCGCGGTGGAGCCGGCCGTTGATGACCAGCGCACCGCCGAGCCCTTCCTCGTTCCAGAGCAGGACGAAGTCGTCGTGGCCCCGCGCGGCCCCGCGCCGCTGCTCGGCCACCGCGACCAGGTTCACGTCGTTCTCGTACTCCACGGGCATCGGCAGCGCCGCCGCCAGGTCGTCGAGGAGGGCGGGGGAGTGCCACCCCGGCAGGTGCGAGGCGTAGCGCAGCCGGCCGGTGCCCGGGTCGAAGGCGCCCGGGGTGCCGATCACGACCCGGTGGATCGCGGACCGGGTCAGCCCGGCGTCCTCGATCGCGCCGTCCAGCGCCTCGCCGACCTGGTGGACCGCGTCGACCGAGCCCCGGCCCGGGGTTCGGAGTTCGAACTCCCCCACCGTCGCGCCGGAGACGTCCGCGACCGCGGCCACGATGCGCCGGGCGTTCACGTCGAGCCCGGCGACGTGCGCGGCCTCCGCGTGGACGGCGTAGAGCTGGGCGTTGGGCCCCGGGCGCCCTTCGGTGGTGCCGGTGACCCGCACCAGCCCCGCCGCTTCGAGCCGGGCCAGCAACTGCGAGGCGGTCGGCTTGGAGAGGCCGGTGAGCTTCCCGATCCGGGTCCGGGAGAGGGGGCCGTGCTCCAGCAGCAGGTCGAGGGCGGCGCGGTCGTTCATGGCGCGCAGCAGGCGGGGGGTGCCGGGGATGCCGGCGCCCGGAGTGGTTCCTGCCATGGTTGTTCCGCCCGCCCTCTGTTAGGAAAGTTTCCTATCGGTGAGAGGAAGGTAGGCGCCCGCACCCGGGGCGTCAATGGCGAGGCGTCCGGGCGACAGAAGCGTGACCCGGCGTGGGCAGGGGAAAGTGACCCGGAAACGCCCGGAAACGCCCGGAAGGGCCCCCGCGTCGTGCGCGCGGAGGCCCTCCCGGTACGGCTGCCGGGCGTTGCCGGCCGGGGTCGTTACTTGGCGACGCTCGGCGGCGCGAGCGGTGTCGCGGCGAGCGACTGCGGCGAGGTCGTCGAGGCGTACGCGGACGGGGCGGCCATCGCCGCCGTCGGGTCGGCCTGCGACGCGCCCTCCGTCGGCGCCTGCACCGCGCCGATCATGCGGATGCCCGCCTCGTCCAGGGAACGCTTGATGCGCCAGCGCAGCTCCCGCTCCACGGTCAGCGCCTTGCCCGGCATGGTCTTCGCGGTGACCCGTACGGTCATCGAGTCCAGCAGCACCGCGTCGAGACCGAGGACCTCCACCGGCCCCCAGAGCCGCTCGCTCCACGGCTCCTCCTTCGCCATGACCTCGGCGGCGGAGGTGATGGCCGCGCGGACCCGGTCCAGGTCCTCGGTGGGCCGGACGGTCACGTCGACGCCGGCCGTGGACCACCCCTGGCTGAGGTTGCCGATCCGCTTCACCTCGCCGTTGCGGACGTACCAGATCTCGCCGTTGTCGCCGCGCAGCTTGGTGACCCGCAGCCCCACCTCGATGACCTCGCCGGAGGCGACCCCGGCGTCCACCGTGTCCCCGACGCCGTACTGGTCCTCCAGGATCATGAAGACCCCGGAGAGGAAGTCGGTGACGAGGTTGCGCGCACCGAAACCGAGCGCGACTCCGGCGACCCCCGCGGAGGCCAGCAGCGGTGCCAGGTTGATCTCGAAGGCGCCGAGGACCATCAGCGCGGCGGTGCCCAGGATGAGGAACGAGGTCACCGAGCGGAGCACGGAACCTATCGCCTCCGAGCGCTGGCGGCGCCGCTCGGCGTTGACCAGCAGTCCGCCGAGGGCGGTGCCCGCCACCGCCTGGGCGCTTCGGTTCATCCGCTCGATCAGATTGGTGAGGGCACGGCGCACCAGGTAGCGCAGCACGATCGCCACCGCGACGATCAGGATGATGCGCAGTCCGGTGCTCAGCCAGGTGGACCAGTTCTGTTCGACCCAGCCCGCCGCGTCGCCGGCCTGCCGGGCGGCCTCGTCGAACGAGCCCTCCGACCCGGTCGGCGGAGTGGTGGCCAACAGAACGGACGGCGACACGGGGGAACCTCCAGGACGGGCGACAGCGGATCAACCAGGTTAACGACGCGCGCCGCCCGGATGATGTCCGCCGACCGGGAGAGACGTATCTCATCCCGTGATCCCGGGGGCGCGTCCGTCGGCGCGTGGGCGCGCGTCCCCAGGCGTACGGAGGGCCTGCCGCCGTCCGGGCCACATCCGTACGACCCATTACCCGCACGTGGTGGCGCCCGGACCTGCCATGAGGAGAGACTGAGAACGGATCGTCCCGGCGCGAGCCACGCGCCGCCGGCGTACAAGGAGGCATCCACCGTGCCGCACGTCCTGGTTCTCAACGCGTCGTACGAGCCGCTCGGCGTCGTACCGCTGCACCGCGCGCTCGTCCTCGTCCTCGAAAACAAGGCCGTCTGCCTCGAAGAGTCCGGCGCCCTCCTGCACAGTCCCACCACCGTCGTGCCGGCGCCCAGTGTGGTCCGCCTCAAGCGCTTCGTGCGGGTCCCCTACCGGGGGCCCGTCCCGCTCACCCGCCGGGCGCTCTTCGCCCGGGACGGCGGCCGCTGCGCCTACTGCGGCGCCGCCGCCACCAGCGTCGACCACGTCGTCCCGCGCAGCCGGGGCGGGCGGCACGCCTGGGACAACGTGGTGGCCGCCTGCCGTCGCTGCAACCACGTCAAGGCCGACCGTCACCTCCCCGAGCTCGGCTGGCGCCTGCGCCACCAGCCCGCGCCCCCCACCGGCCTGGCGTGGCGGATCATCGGCACCGGTCACCGCGACCCGCGCTGGCTGCCCTACCTCCAGCCGTTCGGCGCGGACGACGCGATGGACCGGATCGACGGCGTCTCCGCCTGAGATCCGGCGACGGACGTGACCGGATCGACGGCGTTTCCGCCTGGATCCGGCGCCGAACGTGTCATCGCACCTCGGACCGGTGCACGGTTCCGGTCCGGAGACGCAGTGGCGGAAAAGGCTCATATCTGCCGTCCGGGGGAACGGAATGTGACCCACGGCACGTTGAGGACATGGATATCCGACCTATGTCACGCTCACGTCTGCGCACCCGAGGGCTGGGTAGGTCTCCCTTCCGTTCCGCTCCCACGGCCAGGAGGTCACCTTGCCCGCAGCCGCGCGACATCCGCTCCCCGCCCTCTCCCCACAGGTCCCCGGTCCGGCCGGCCGGCCCGCGCCGCTGACCAGTGAACAGCCCCTCGCGCCCGCCGCCGTGCCCCTCCAGGGCGGTGGACCCTCGTCCTCCCGCGTCACGCCCCCTCTCGACGCTCCCCTCGCCGCCGACGCCGTACCCCTCACCAGCGAGCCGCCGCTCGCCGACGCCACCCCCCTGACGAGCGAGCCGCCGCTCGCCGTCGTCGCTCCGCTCACCAGCGAACCGACCGCCCCCGGTGTCGCGGGGGCCATGGAGTCTCCAGGAGTCTGAATGGGCCTGTCCCGGCTCGCCGCCCTGCACGGCGTCGCCACTTCCCACTCCCCGTCCCCGGGCGTCACGGTCCCCGTCCCCGACGACACGGTCACCGCCGTGCTCGCCGCGCTGGGCGTGGCCGCCACCACCCCGGCGGACGTACGGAAGTCGCTCGCCGCCGCCGAATCGAGGGCCGGTTCCCGCCTGCTCCCGCAGACCGTCGTGGTCTGGGAGGGCGATCCGCTGCCGGCCGCCCTGGCCACGCTGCCGATCGGCACGACCCTCGACGTCGCCCCGGAGGCCGAACCGGGCGCCCCCCGGCCCGAACCGCTCCGGCTCCGCGTCACCGGCGCGCAGGCGGACGTCCCGGACACCCCGCCCCCGTCCGGCGTCCCCCTCTGGTGGACGGCCCCGCCGCTCGGCGTGCACCGGGTGACCGCGCGCACCAACGACCACCGGCAGGCCACCGCCACCCTCGTCGTCGCACCCGCCCGCGCCCCGCAGCCCCCCGCCCGCGCCCAGGGCTTCCTCGTCCAGCTCTACTCCCTGCTCTCCGGACGCTCCTGGGGCATGGGCGACCTCGGCGACCTGGCCGACCTCGCCTCCTGGGCCGGACGGACCCTCGGCGCCGGGTTCGTCCAGATCAACCCGCTGCACGCCGCCGTCCCGGGGCGCCCCGGCAGCCCCACCGACCCGTCCCCCTACCGCCCCTCCTCACGGCGCTTCCCCGACCCGGTGCACCTGCACGTCGAGTCGATCCCCGAGTACGGCCAGGTCCGGGCGCGCGCGGTCCTCGACGACCTGCGCCAGGACGCCGCGGCGCTCTGCGAGGCGGTGCTCAACAAGGGCGCGCTGATCGACCGGGACGCCGTGTGGGAGCTCAAGCGGCAGGCCCTGGAACTCGTCCACCGGGTGCCGCTCACCCCCGGCCGCCGGGCCGCGTACTGCGATTTCCTCTCCGCCCGGGGCCAGGCCCTGGAGGACCACGCGCTCTGGTGCGCGCTCGCCGAGGTGCACGGCCCCGACTGGCACACCTGGCCCGAGCCGCTGCGCGACCCCCGCTCCCCGCAGACCGCCCGCGCCCGCACCGGACTCCTCGACCGGGTGGACTTCCACAGCCGCCTCGCCTGGCTGACCGACACCCAGCTCGCCGAGGCCCGACGGGCCGCCGAGGACGCCGGGATGGAGATCGGCGTCATCCACGACCTCGCCGTCGGGGTGCACCCGGCCGGCGCGGACACCTGGTCCGGGCAGGACGACTTCGCCCGCCGCATGTCCGTCGGCGCGCCGCCGGACGCCTTCAACGCGCGCGGTCAGGACTGGGGCCTGCCGCCCTGGCGCCCCGACGCCCTCGCCGCTTCCGGCTACGCCCCCTTCCGCGGCCTGCTGCGCGGCCTCCTCGCGCACGCCGGCGGGCTCCGCGTCGACCACGTCATGGGCCTCTTCCGGCTCTGGTGGGTCCCCGAGGGGAAACCGCCCACCGAGGGCACCTACGTCAGCCACGACGGCGAGGCGATGCTCGCCGTCCTCGTCCTGGAGGCCCACCGGGCCGGGGCCGTCGTGCTCGGCGAGGACCTCGGCACGGTCGAGCCGGGCGTCCGCGAGGCGCTCGCCCGGCGCGGGGTCCTCGGTACCTCCGTCCTCTGGTTCGAACGCGACTGGGAGGGCACCGGACGTCCGCTCGCCCCGGAGAAGTGGCGCCCCGACTGCCTGGCCACCGTCACCACCCACGACCTGCCGTCCACCGCGGCCCGCCTCTCCGGCGACCACGTGCGGCTGCGCCACGAACTCGGCCTGCTCACCCGCACCCTGGAGGAGGAGCTCGCCGAGGACGCCGCCGACACCGCCGAGTGGCTCCGCTGCCTGGCCCGCCTGCGGCTGCTGCCCGAGGGCGAGGGCGACGAGGAGGCCGCCGTCCGCGCCGTGCACCGCTTCCTGCTGCGCACCCCGGCCCGGCTGACCGGCATCTGGCTCCCCGACACCGTGGGCGACCGGCGTCCGCAGAACCTCCCCGGCACCTGGGACCAGTACCCCAACTGGCGCCTGCCGATCGCCGACGGTCAGGGCCGCCCCCTGACGCTGGAACAGATCACCGGCTCGCCCCGGCTGCACCGCCTGATGGACGGACTGGCCCCGCGGAACCCTCGTACGGCACCCCCGGGCGCGCGGCGTCCGTAGGCGTTCGCTACGTTTGCACCGTGGACAAGAAGAACGCTATGCGCGCCGGCGCCGTTGCGGCCGGTACGACGCTGATGATGCTGCTCATGTCGTCCCCCGCACTCGCGCTCTCGCGCGACGACGGCGACGACCCGGGTTCAGGCCTGTCGGTCATCGAGACCATCAGCCTGTACGTCCTCGCGCCGCTCGCGCTGTTCGTGGTGATCGCGGGCCTGGTCGTGGTGCTCGACAAGTCCAAGAAGAAGGCGTAACCGCCTCACACGCTCCGCCGTGTGCGCCGCCGGTATTGGTTACCGCGCGGCGCACACGCATGTCCGGGCGCGCCTGTGGGGCAGGGGAGCGACGGGCCGCGTCGCCCTCCCTCGCCGGTCCGGTCCCTGGGCGGACCGGTCCCGGGGCGGACCGGTCCCGGGGCGCCGGGGAACGTACGAGGGCGCCCTCCCCGCCGCGTACGGTCCGGAGAGGGCGCCCTCGCGCGGTGCGCCGCCGCGCCGTTACGCGGACGCGGCCGCCGCGTCCGCGGCCCGGGCGCGCAGCGCGCGCTCGACACCCGCGCGCGACTCCGACACCAGCCGGCGCAGCGCCGCGTTCGGCTCCGCCGAGGCGAGCCAGGCGTCCGTGGCGTCCAGGGTCTCCTGGGAGACCTGGATCGCCGGGTAGAGGCCGATCGCGACCTGCTGGGCCATCTCGTGGCTGCGGGTCTCCCACACGTCCTTGAGCGCCGTGAAGTACTTCTCCGCGTACGGCGCCAGCAGCTCGCGCTGCTCGGTCTGGACGAAGCCGCCGATGACGGCCTCCTGGACGGCGTTCGGCAGCTTGTCGGACTCGACGACCAGCGCCCAGGCCTCCGCCTTGGCCTCCTCGGAGGGACGGGCGGCGCGTGCCTCGGCCGCGTGCCGCTCGCCCGCCGCGGTGCGGTCGCGCTCGTACTCGGCGGCGATCTCCTCCTCGTCCAGCAGACCGGTCGCCGACAGGCGCTGCACGAACGCCCACCGCAGCTCGGTGTCGACGGCCAGGCCCTCGACCGCCTTGCTGCCGTCCAGCAGCCCCTGGAGCAGGTCCAGCTGCTGCGGGGTACGGGCCGTCGCCGCGAACGCGCGGGCCCAGGCCAGCTGGTGGTCGCTGCCGGGCGCGGCGGCGTTCAGGTGCGCCAGGGTGGCGTCCGTCCACCGGGTCAGCAGCGTCTCCCGGGCTTCGGGGGCCGCGTACTGGTCGAGCGCCAGCTTCAGCTGACGGTGCAGCGACTGCACCACGCCGATGTCCGACTCCTTGCCGATGCCGGAGAGCACCAGCGCGAGGTAGTCGCGGGTCGCCAGTTCGCCGTCGCGGGTCATGTCCCAGGCCGAGGCCCAGCACAGCGCGCGCGGCAGCGACTCGGCGAAGTCGCCCAGGTGCTCGGTGACGAACCGCAGCGACTCCTCGTCGAGCCGGACCTTCGCGTACGACAGGTCGTCGTCGTTGAGCAGGATCACGTCCGGGCGCTTCGTGCCCTCGGGCAGCGCCACCTCGGTGCGGGCGCCGTCCACGTCCCGCTCGATGCGCTCGGTGCGGACCAGCTTGCCGTCGGCGCCGAGGTCGTAGAAGCCGATCGCGACCCGGTGCGGGCGCAGCGTCGGCTCGCCCTTGGCGCCGGCGGGGAGTGCCGGGGCCTCCTGGAGGACCGCGAAGGAGGTGATCCTGCCCTCGGCGTCCGTCTCGACGGCGGGGCGCAGGACGTTGATGCCGGCCGTTTCCAGCCACGCCTTCGACCAGGTCTTCAGGTCGCGGCCGGAGGTCTCCTCCAGCGCGCCCAGCAGGTCCGTGAGGCGGGTGTTGCCGAAGGCGTGCGCCTTGAAGTACGCCTGCACGCCCGCGAAGAACTCGTCCTGGCCGACGTAGGCGACGAGCTGCTTGAGGACCGAGGCGCCCTTCGCGTACGTGATCCCGTCGAAGTTGACGAGGACGTCGTCGAGGTCGTTGATCTCCGCCATGATCGGGTGCGTGGAGGGCAGCTGGTCCTGCCGGTACGCCCAGGTCTTCATGGAGTTCGCGAAGGTGGTCCACGACTGCGGCCAGCGGGAGCCCTCGGCGTCCGCCAGGCAGGCGATCGAGGTGTAGGTGGCGAACGACTCGTTCAGCCAGAGGTCGTTCCACCACTCCATGGTGACCAGGTCGCCGAACCACATGTGGGCCAGCTCGTGGAGGATGGTCTCCGCCCGGCCCTCGTACGCGGCGTCGGTGACCTTGGAGCGGAAGACGTACTGGTCGCGGATGGTGACCGCGCCCGCGTTCTCCATCGCACCGGCGTTGAACTCCGGCACGAAGAGCTGGTCGTACTTGGCGAACGGGTACGCGTAGTCGAACTTCTCCTGGAACCAGTCGAAGCCCAGCCGGGTGAGCTCGAAGATGTCGTCCGCGTCGAGGTACTCGGCGAGCGAGGGGCGGCAGTAGATGCCGAGCGGCACCGTCCGGCCGTCGCGCTCGTAGCTGCTGTGCACCGAGTGGTACGGGCCCGCGATCAGTGCGGTGATGTACGTCGAGATGCGCGGCGTCGGCTCGAACGTCCAGACGTCGCCCACCGGCTCCGGCGTCGGCGAGTTCGAGATCACGGTCCAGCCGGCGGGGGCCGTCACGGTGAAGGCGAACGTGGCCTTCAGGTCGGGCTGCTCGAAGCTGGCGAACACCCGCCGCGCGTCCGGCACCTCGAACTGGGTGTACAGGTACGCCTGCTCGTCGACCGGGTCGACGAAGCGGTGCAGGCCCTCACCGGTGTTGGTGTATGCGCAGTCGGCGACGACCCTCAGCTCGTTCGCGCCCTCGCGCAGGTGCGGCAGCGCGATCCGGGCGTCGCGGAAGACGGCGGCGACGTCCAGCGAGGTGCCGTTGAGGACGACGTCGTGGACCGCGGGGGCGACGAGGTCGATGAAGGTCTCCGCACCGGCCTCCGCGGAGTCGAAGCGCACCGTGGTGACGGACCGGAAGGACCCGCCCTCCTGCGCTCCGGAGAGGTCGAGCTCGACCTCGTACGCGTCCACGGTCAGCAGGCGCGCCCGCTCCTGTGCCTCTTCGCGGGTCAGATTCGTGCCGGGCACCCGGTCATCTCCTTCGATGGTGACGTTTCGGGTCATCCTTCCACGCCGGAAGCCGGTGTCGCCCGGCAGCCGGTCCGGACACAGCACGAGGGGGAGGCCACCGGCGACCGGTGATCTCCCCCTCGGACGTGCGACCGGGTCAGCCGTTCAGCTCGGCCGCCACCAGCTCCGCGATCTGCACCGCGTTCAGGGCCGCGCCCTTGCGGAGGTTGTCGTTGGAGACGAAGAGGGCGAGACCGTGCTCGACCGTCTCGTCGACCCGGATGCGGCCGACGTACGAGGGGTCCTTGCCGGCCGCCTGGAGCGGGGTCGGGATGTCGGAGAGTTCGACGCCCTCGGCGTCCCTCAGCAGGTCGTGGGCGCGCTCGACGCTGATCGGGCGGGCGAAGCGGGCGTTGATCTGGAGCGAGTGGCCGGAGAAGACCGGCACGCGCACGCAGGTGCCGGAGACCTTCAGCCCCGGGATGCCGAGGATCTTGCGGGACTCGTTGCGGAGCTTCTGCTCCTCGTCCGTCTCGTACGAACCGTCGTCGACGATCGAACCGGCGAGCGGCACCACGTTGAAGGCGATCGGACGCTTGTAGACGCCGGGCTCCGGGAAGTCCACGGCACCGCCGTCGTGGGTCAGCCTGTCCGCGTCGGCGACGACCTTCGACGCCTGGCCGTGCAGCTCGGCGACACCGGCCACACCGGAGCCGGAGACCGCCTGGTAGGTGGCGACGGTGAGGGCCTCCAGGCCCGCTTCGTCGTGCAGGGGGCGCAGCACGGGCATGGCGGCCATCGTGGTGCAGTTCGGGTTGGCGATGATGCCCTTGGGGCGGTTGAGCGCG
This window encodes:
- a CDS encoding aspartate-semialdehyde dehydrogenase; its protein translation is MKVGIVGATGQVGTVLRKILAEREFPVTELRLFASARSAGSTIDFRGTSVTVEDATTADYTGLQIVIFSAGGATSRALAGKVASQGAVVIDNSSAWRMDPEVPLVVSEVNPEAALNRPKGIIANPNCTTMAAMPVLRPLHDEAGLEALTVATYQAVSGSGVAGVAELHGQASKVVADADRLTHDGGAVDFPEPGVYKRPIAFNVVPLAGSIVDDGSYETDEEQKLRNESRKILGIPGLKVSGTCVRVPVFSGHSLQINARFARPISVERAHDLLRDAEGVELSDIPTPLQAAGKDPSYVGRIRVDETVEHGLALFVSNDNLRKGAALNAVQIAELVAAELNG
- a CDS encoding HNH endonuclease — translated: MPHVLVLNASYEPLGVVPLHRALVLVLENKAVCLEESGALLHSPTTVVPAPSVVRLKRFVRVPYRGPVPLTRRALFARDGGRCAYCGAAATSVDHVVPRSRGGRHAWDNVVAACRRCNHVKADRHLPELGWRLRHQPAPPTGLAWRIIGTGHRDPRWLPYLQPFGADDAMDRIDGVSA
- the malQ gene encoding 4-alpha-glucanotransferase; amino-acid sequence: MGLSRLAALHGVATSHSPSPGVTVPVPDDTVTAVLAALGVAATTPADVRKSLAAAESRAGSRLLPQTVVVWEGDPLPAALATLPIGTTLDVAPEAEPGAPRPEPLRLRVTGAQADVPDTPPPSGVPLWWTAPPLGVHRVTARTNDHRQATATLVVAPARAPQPPARAQGFLVQLYSLLSGRSWGMGDLGDLADLASWAGRTLGAGFVQINPLHAAVPGRPGSPTDPSPYRPSSRRFPDPVHLHVESIPEYGQVRARAVLDDLRQDAAALCEAVLNKGALIDRDAVWELKRQALELVHRVPLTPGRRAAYCDFLSARGQALEDHALWCALAEVHGPDWHTWPEPLRDPRSPQTARARTGLLDRVDFHSRLAWLTDTQLAEARRAAEDAGMEIGVIHDLAVGVHPAGADTWSGQDDFARRMSVGAPPDAFNARGQDWGLPPWRPDALAASGYAPFRGLLRGLLAHAGGLRVDHVMGLFRLWWVPEGKPPTEGTYVSHDGEAMLAVLVLEAHRAGAVVLGEDLGTVEPGVREALARRGVLGTSVLWFERDWEGTGRPLAPEKWRPDCLATVTTHDLPSTAARLSGDHVRLRHELGLLTRTLEEELAEDAADTAEWLRCLARLRLLPEGEGDEEAAVRAVHRFLLRTPARLTGIWLPDTVGDRRPQNLPGTWDQYPNWRLPIADGQGRPLTLEQITGSPRLHRLMDGLAPRNPRTAPPGARRP
- the pepN gene encoding aminopeptidase N; amino-acid sequence: MPGTNLTREEAQERARLLTVDAYEVELDLSGAQEGGSFRSVTTVRFDSAEAGAETFIDLVAPAVHDVVLNGTSLDVAAVFRDARIALPHLREGANELRVVADCAYTNTGEGLHRFVDPVDEQAYLYTQFEVPDARRVFASFEQPDLKATFAFTVTAPAGWTVISNSPTPEPVGDVWTFEPTPRISTYITALIAGPYHSVHSSYERDGRTVPLGIYCRPSLAEYLDADDIFELTRLGFDWFQEKFDYAYPFAKYDQLFVPEFNAGAMENAGAVTIRDQYVFRSKVTDAAYEGRAETILHELAHMWFGDLVTMEWWNDLWLNESFATYTSIACLADAEGSRWPQSWTTFANSMKTWAYRQDQLPSTHPIMAEINDLDDVLVNFDGITYAKGASVLKQLVAYVGQDEFFAGVQAYFKAHAFGNTRLTDLLGALEETSGRDLKTWSKAWLETAGINVLRPAVETDAEGRITSFAVLQEAPALPAGAKGEPTLRPHRVAIGFYDLGADGKLVRTERIERDVDGARTEVALPEGTKRPDVILLNDDDLSYAKVRLDEESLRFVTEHLGDFAESLPRALCWASAWDMTRDGELATRDYLALVLSGIGKESDIGVVQSLHRQLKLALDQYAAPEARETLLTRWTDATLAHLNAAAPGSDHQLAWARAFAATARTPQQLDLLQGLLDGSKAVEGLAVDTELRWAFVQRLSATGLLDEEEIAAEYERDRTAAGERHAAEARAARPSEEAKAEAWALVVESDKLPNAVQEAVIGGFVQTEQRELLAPYAEKYFTALKDVWETRSHEMAQQVAIGLYPAIQVSQETLDATDAWLASAEPNAALRRLVSESRAGVERALRARAADAAAASA